In the genome of Panthera uncia isolate 11264 chromosome B3 unlocalized genomic scaffold, Puncia_PCG_1.0 HiC_scaffold_1, whole genome shotgun sequence, one region contains:
- the LOC125910306 gene encoding 60S acidic ribosomal protein P2-like, whose protein sequence is MCYIASYLLTSSRAMPPPSAKDIKKILYSMGIEVDDDLLDKVICELTGKSIEDIMAQGIGKLASVTAGGAVAIRASPGSAAPAAGSIPAAAEEKKDEKEELEELDNDTGFDLFHYSPAVL, encoded by the coding sequence ATGTGTTACATTGCCTCTTACCTGCTGACGTCCTCTAGGGCAATGCCTCCCCCCAGTGCCAAGGACATCAAGAAGATTCTGTACAGCATGGGCATTGAGGTGGATGACGACCTGCTTGACAAGGTCATCTGTGAGTTGACCGGAAAAAGCATTGAAGACATCATGGCCCAGGGTATTGGCAAGTTGGCCAGTGTGACCGCTGGTGGGGCTGTGGCTATCCGTGCCTCCCCAGGATCTGCAGCTCCTGCTGCTGGTTCCATCCCAGCTGCAGCAGAGGAgaagaaggatgagaaggaagagTTAGAGGAGTTGGACAATGACACGGGATTTGACTTGTTCCATTATAGTCCCGCTGTCCTGTAA